The nucleotide sequence TCCAATACCTTCATACGGAAAGTCCTGGAGTTTATCTTCTTAGTATTAAGAGGGCTATCACTGAGGTAAACTATGGGAAGTTGGCATGAATGGCACCAAAGATAACCTTCTGAATCCACAAAAATTTCCGAAATGTATTGAAGGGCATCTGATTCCATAACAACCCCAATTGTATCCGGATTCAAAGGTAGTTTGGTATTCCAGCAGCGAATTTTGTTAGATTGCATCTCTCCAAAGAACATCACACCAGTCGAGTGATCAAAAACTTGACGATCAATTTGAGAATCACATCCACGGTAGCCGATGAAATGAAAATCGTCCTCACTGTATTTGTTCTGGGCTTTTTTGGAGTTTTTAAGGAGTTTAGTAGAGACTGCGTATTCCCCAAGACTTGCTCCAGCAGCATAGTAAGCTTTACGATTTCCAGCTTTGTCTATTGGCCATCCGAGAGCTACATTCATAATTCCAAagttaaattcataattgaagGATTTACCGAAGACCATCGAGGCTTGAGCAGCAATGGGCTTCATTGAGGAATCGGTAAATGACCAGAAATCTCCACGTAGGTAGTCAAAGACAATGATGCTGTTATCAAAGCAATTTGTAATGTACAAAAAGAGATCATCGCAAGAACCTCTAGATTGGTAGTCTAATGCAATGTGAACGAATCCAACGGGGAACTGCCACAAATGATTGGGAATATCTACTCGACGGATTACAGGAAATTTACGACTAGTGCATCCATTTGATGGTAGCTCATAGACAGTAATTGATGGATTCTTAACATTGTAGGTCACAGTTAGTCCGTAAGAGAGAACTCCGGTATCTAGAGTAAACAGACGATTGCACCGGTCATCAACAATTGGATGATATACTGAAATAATGCTGAAATCATGAAAGTAGTTGTTGGTATTGGCAATTCTGACATCTTCTTGAGAATCTTGCTGTTCTCCGTAGAAGTGATTGTAATATCCGGCTGAATACGTGTCGTGCCTCTTGGTCAACTTCCTAGTTCTATAACTTTTCTCATAAAAGTATTCTTTTAAAGTATTCCTCTTGAAATCAGGAAATCCCCAGAGTTTAGGACTTGTACCCTTGCCGTAATCAGCAACACAGAAAGCATTAAGATTAGACGGTACTCCTGGGCGTAAACGAGCAACTGTAACTAACATTAATCCACTTTGAGCATGATATCCCAATCCAAGGACATCATTATTCGATGGAATATGATAAGGGTATGGTCCAATGTACGTATCATCTGCATTTCAAACATTAAAGAAAATCACTGACTTTTTCGTAATATTCTCAACATTTTATTAGTATTCACCTGCAAGAGGAAGATTTTCATAATTCACT is from Phlebotomus papatasi isolate M1 chromosome 1, Ppap_2.1, whole genome shotgun sequence and encodes:
- the LOC129798066 gene encoding L-dopachrome tautomerase yellow-f2-like produces the protein MLVTVARLRPGVPSNLNAFCVADYGKGTSPKLWGFPDFKRNTLKEYFYEKSYRTRKLTKRHDTYSAGYYNHFYGEQQDSQEDVRIANTNNYFHDFSIISVYHPIVDDRCNRLFTLDTGVLSYGLTVTYNVKNPSITVYELPSNGCTSRKFPVIRRVDIPNHLWQFPVGFVHIALDYQSRGSCDDLFLYITNCFDNSIIVFDYLRGDFWSFTDSSMKPIAAQASMVFGKSFNYEFNFGIMNVALGWPIDKAGNRKAYYAAGASLGEYAVSTKLLKNSKKAQNKYSEDDFHFIGYRGCDSQIDRQVFDHSTGVMFFGEMQSNKIRCWNTKLPLNPDTIGVVMESDALQYISEIFVDSEGYLWCHSCQLPIVYLSDSPLNTKKINSRTFRMKVLDVIKGTVCDVSNYKLEGDFYLEDE